From Hymenobacter sedentarius, a single genomic window includes:
- the speB gene encoding agmatinase, with protein sequence MSKNNAALAQKIASFDPNAPGDAAGGLFGLPFTTEEAQVVVVPVPWEVTVSYRAGTADGPAAIREASMQVDLYDQDLPDAWKLGLAMEDEDETIAETSRKLRPQASEYIDWLEAGQPETDQQKFSTVPGQITAEGNKMLKWLKDKTGALLDQGKGVVVLGGDHSTPLGYLHALAERHEEFAILQFDAHCDLRPAYEGFQYSHASIMYNALDLPQVKKLVQVGIRDMCQQEADFIATSNGRVALFGQRFLSEEKFAKKSWKKVCGKIIAQLPPKVYISFDIDGLDPKLCPGTGTPVPGGLEFEEATYLIRSIVRAGITIIGCDLNEVAPGDTDWNGIVGARLLYQLCNWMAVSQGRLVAKGMEAE encoded by the coding sequence ATGTCTAAGAACAATGCCGCTTTGGCCCAAAAAATAGCCTCCTTCGACCCCAATGCTCCTGGCGATGCAGCCGGCGGCCTGTTTGGTTTGCCCTTCACCACCGAGGAAGCTCAGGTGGTGGTGGTGCCCGTTCCGTGGGAAGTGACGGTGAGCTACCGCGCTGGTACCGCCGATGGGCCGGCCGCCATTCGCGAAGCCTCCATGCAAGTCGACCTGTACGACCAGGATTTGCCCGATGCCTGGAAGTTGGGCCTGGCCATGGAAGACGAGGACGAAACCATTGCCGAAACCAGCCGCAAGCTGCGCCCGCAGGCCTCCGAATACATCGACTGGCTGGAAGCCGGCCAGCCCGAGACCGACCAGCAAAAATTTAGCACCGTACCCGGCCAAATCACGGCTGAAGGCAACAAGATGCTAAAGTGGCTTAAGGATAAAACCGGCGCCCTGCTCGACCAGGGCAAGGGCGTGGTGGTGCTGGGCGGCGACCACAGCACGCCCCTGGGCTACCTGCACGCGCTTGCCGAGCGGCACGAAGAATTCGCCATCCTGCAGTTCGACGCGCACTGCGACCTGCGCCCGGCGTACGAAGGGTTCCAATACTCGCACGCCAGCATCATGTACAACGCCCTCGACCTGCCCCAGGTGAAGAAGCTGGTGCAAGTTGGCATCCGGGACATGTGCCAGCAGGAGGCCGATTTTATTGCGACTTCTAACGGGCGGGTCGCGTTGTTCGGCCAGCGCTTTTTAAGCGAAGAAAAGTTCGCCAAGAAATCGTGGAAGAAAGTCTGCGGCAAAATCATAGCTCAACTTCCCCCCAAGGTGTACATCAGCTTCGACATCGACGGGCTCGACCCCAAGCTGTGCCCCGGCACCGGCACGCCCGTGCCCGGTGGCCTGGAGTTCGAAGAAGCCACCTATCTCATCCGCTCCATCGTGCGGGCGGGCATCACCATCATCGGCTGCGACCTCAACGAAGTGGCCCCCGGTGACACCGATTGGAACGGCATCGTGGGCGCGCGCTTGCTCTACCAACTTTGCAACTGGATGGCCGTATCTCAAGGCCGCCTCGTCGCGAAAGGGATGGAGGCGGAGTAA
- a CDS encoding phage holin family protein, translating to MIGFILKFILTAVLVYGLSLVLPGVVLSGFGSAAILVLVLGLLNAVVKPILKILGFPITVLTLGLFLLVINVIIVKLADFLMSSFDVHGFLNALLFSIALSLVNAVVDLVVD from the coding sequence ATGATTGGTTTTATCCTCAAATTCATCCTGACGGCGGTGCTGGTGTACGGCCTCAGCCTGGTGCTGCCGGGCGTAGTACTGAGCGGATTCGGCAGCGCGGCCATCCTGGTGCTGGTGCTGGGCTTGCTCAACGCCGTCGTGAAGCCCATTCTCAAGATTCTCGGCTTTCCCATCACCGTGCTGACGCTGGGCCTGTTCCTGCTGGTTATCAACGTAATCATTGTGAAGCTGGCCGATTTCCTGATGAGCAGTTTCGACGTGCACGGTTTCCTCAACGCGCTGCTTTTCAGCATTGCGCTGTCGCTGGTGAATGCCGTGGTTGATTTAGTGGTAGACTAA
- the murA gene encoding UDP-N-acetylglucosamine 1-carboxyvinyltransferase, which translates to MAAFEVRGGKALRGEITPQGAKNEALQILCAVLLTPEPVTISNIPDIRDVNKLIELLRDLGVKVGKLATDTYVFQAEDVNLDYMDSPAFVAQAGALRGSVMILGPMLGRYGRCQLPKPGGDKIGRRPMDTHFLGLEKLGGKLTLEGTDFYRIKAEGKLQGTHMLLDEASVTGTANILMAAVLAEGTTTIYNAACEPYLQQLCRMLVRMGANIQGIGSNLLTIEGVESLGGTEHRMLPDMIEIGSFIGLAAMTGSEITIKDCQIPQLGLIPDTFRKLGIQLEFRGDDIHIPAQPHYEIATYLDGSILTVSDHTWPGFTPDLLSIVLVVACQAKGTVLIHQKMFESRLFFVDKLIDMGAQIILCDPHRATVIGLDQRTRLRGITMTSPDIRAGVALLIAALSAEGKSTIENVEQIDRGYQNIDQRLTALGADIRRL; encoded by the coding sequence ATGGCTGCATTTGAAGTACGCGGTGGCAAAGCGCTGCGCGGCGAAATCACGCCCCAGGGCGCTAAAAACGAAGCCCTCCAAATTCTCTGTGCAGTACTGCTGACGCCGGAGCCGGTGACCATCAGTAACATCCCCGACATCCGGGATGTAAACAAGCTTATTGAGCTGCTGCGCGACCTGGGCGTAAAAGTGGGCAAGCTGGCCACCGACACGTACGTTTTTCAGGCCGAGGACGTCAACCTTGACTACATGGATTCGCCCGCATTCGTGGCCCAGGCGGGCGCGCTGCGGGGTTCGGTCATGATTCTGGGCCCCATGCTGGGCCGCTACGGCCGCTGCCAGCTGCCCAAGCCGGGCGGCGACAAAATTGGCCGCCGTCCCATGGACACGCACTTCCTGGGCCTCGAGAAGCTGGGCGGTAAGCTCACCCTCGAAGGCACCGATTTCTACCGCATCAAGGCCGAGGGCAAGCTCCAGGGCACCCACATGCTGCTTGATGAAGCGTCCGTAACCGGCACAGCCAACATCCTGATGGCCGCCGTATTAGCCGAAGGCACTACCACCATATATAACGCTGCCTGCGAGCCTTATCTGCAGCAGCTGTGCCGGATGCTGGTGCGCATGGGCGCTAACATCCAGGGCATTGGCTCTAACCTGCTCACCATCGAAGGCGTCGAAAGCCTGGGCGGCACCGAGCACCGCATGCTGCCCGACATGATTGAAATCGGCTCTTTCATCGGCCTCGCCGCCATGACGGGCTCCGAAATCACCATCAAGGACTGCCAGATTCCGCAGTTGGGCCTTATTCCGGATACCTTCCGCAAGCTGGGCATCCAGCTGGAGTTCCGCGGCGATGACATTCATATCCCGGCCCAGCCCCACTACGAAATTGCCACCTACCTCGACGGCTCTATCCTCACGGTGAGCGACCACACCTGGCCGGGCTTTACCCCGGACCTGCTCAGCATTGTGCTGGTAGTGGCCTGCCAGGCCAAGGGCACCGTGCTCATTCACCAGAAGATGTTCGAGAGCCGCCTGTTTTTCGTCGACAAGCTAATCGACATGGGCGCCCAGATTATTCTCTGCGACCCGCACCGCGCTACGGTTATCGGGCTGGACCAGCGCACGCGCCTGCGCGGCATCACCATGACATCGCCCGACATTCGGGCCGGTGTGGCCCTGCTCATTGCGGCTCTTTCCGCTGAAGGCAAAAGCACGATTGAAAACGTGGAGCAGATTGACCGCGGCTACCAGAACATCGACCAGCGCCTCACCGCCCTCGGGGCCGACATTCGCCGGCTGTAA
- a CDS encoding DUF4290 domain-containing protein has protein sequence MTDLTTLPFHLQLLVREYGHSTYQLIQGLAQIEDVAERTKRAGQIVQLMLRLQPSLRELPEVQTRLWNHLHAMAGEEVTLDAPVPLRSLTIRTEKPTRVPYPRQAPKLRAYGAAVEALIAKALTIEDPAEREQATVQIGRTMKFLYRQHNKENAKDVTILRHLGELSGGQLRLDPAVVDSENLFEMPGGTGRTPAFIVPQPQQREGRDRREGRDNRDGRNGGFGNKGGKKRKKGRQEPQQPPQ, from the coding sequence ATGACCGACCTCACCACCCTGCCCTTCCACCTGCAACTGCTGGTGCGCGAATACGGGCACAGCACCTACCAGCTCATTCAGGGCCTAGCCCAGATTGAAGACGTGGCCGAGCGCACCAAGCGGGCCGGGCAGATTGTGCAACTGATGCTCCGCTTGCAGCCGTCGCTGCGTGAGTTGCCTGAGGTACAAACCCGCCTCTGGAACCACCTGCACGCCATGGCCGGCGAAGAAGTGACCTTGGATGCACCCGTGCCACTGCGCAGCCTCACAATTCGTACCGAGAAGCCTACCCGCGTCCCCTACCCCCGCCAGGCCCCGAAGCTCCGGGCCTACGGCGCGGCCGTGGAGGCCCTGATTGCCAAGGCCCTGACCATTGAGGACCCGGCTGAGCGCGAACAGGCCACCGTTCAGATTGGCCGGACCATGAAGTTCCTGTACCGCCAGCACAACAAGGAAAACGCCAAGGACGTGACCATCCTGCGCCATCTGGGCGAGCTCTCCGGCGGCCAGCTCCGCCTCGACCCGGCCGTGGTCGACAGCGAAAACCTGTTTGAGATGCCAGGCGGCACCGGCCGCACGCCGGCTTTCATCGTGCCCCAGCCGCAGCAGAGGGAAGGCCGCGACCGGCGCGAAGGCCGCGACAACCGCGACGGCCGAAACGGCGGATTTGGCAACAAAGGCGGCAAAAAGCGCAAGAAAGGCCGCCAGGAACCCCAGCAGCCCCCTCAGTAA